The Mya arenaria isolate MELC-2E11 chromosome 16, ASM2691426v1 genome includes a window with the following:
- the LOC128222655 gene encoding uncharacterized protein LOC128222655, with product MDSDMIYDFPCTNCQENGLNSDSVSYCEQCEKCFCTICVKMHDRILKHHTILDKSEQHLRLKETDSVYDTIEPDPDDGTEDTVQKLDCDIRESSKAGDIVCEILDNPLTTLCGIIGEASLYIDDRGIRITRSDRKAFAETPLHMIRSYGLKR from the exons ATGGATAGTGATATGATTTATGATTTCCCGTGTACAAATTGCCAGGAAAATGGCCTGAACTCGGATTCAGTGAGCTACTGTGAACAATGTGAAAAATGTTTCTGTACCATCTGTGTGAAAATGCATGACCGCATCCTCAAACACCACACAATTCTTGACAAGAGCGAACAACATTTACGGCTAAAAGAAACGGATAGTGTTTACGACACCATCGAGCCTGATCCGGATGATGGAACTGAGGACACCGTCCAAAAACTGGATTGTGATATTCGAGAATCTTCCAAAG CTGGGGACATAGTCTGTGAAATTCTCGATAATCCTTTAACAACATTATGCGGAATAATTGGGGAAGCTAGCTTGTACATCGACGACAGAGGCATCCGTATAACACGTTCAGACCGAAAAGCATTTGCCGAAACTCCACTACATATGATAAGAAGTTACGGTCTAAAaagataa
- the LOC128221054 gene encoding uncharacterized protein LOC128221054 isoform X1 encodes MDSDMIYDFPCTSCQENGLNSDSVSYCEQCEKSFCTICVKMHHRILKDHTILDKSDQHLWLKETDSVYDTIEPDPDDGNKDIGQEQDCNIQESSNARDIVCEVLDNPLTTLCGIVGEANMSIDHEGIRITRSDRKAFVEIPLNMIRRYGRKRDFMFFFEIGSRFSFGEGSICTRCCSRQEAKLANSYMDIASGKTN; translated from the exons ATGGATAGTGATATGATTTATGATTTCCCGTGTACAAGTTGCCAGGAAAATGGACTGAACTCGGATTCAGTGAGCTACTGTGAACAATGTGAAAAAAGTTTCTGTACCATCTGTGTGAAAATGCATCACCGCATCCTTAAGGACCACACTATTCTTGACAAGAGCGATCAACATTTATGGCTCAAAGAAACGGATAGTGTTTACGACACCATCGAGCCTGATCCGGATGATGGAAATAAGGACATCGGGCAAGAACAAGATTGTAATATTCAGGAATCTTCCAATG cTAGGGACATAGTCTGTGAAGTCCTCGATAATCCTTTAACAACATTATGCGGAATAGTTGGGGAAGCAAACATGTCAATCGACCACGAAGGCATCCGTATAACACGTTCAGACAGAAAAGCATTTGTTGAAATTCCTTTAAATATGATAAGGAGATACGGTCGAAAACgagattttatgtttttcttcgAAATTGGAAGCCGCTTCTCGTTCGGAGAGGGATCTATATGTACAAGGTGTTGTTCACGCCAGGAAGCAAAATTGGCGAACTCATACATGGACATAGCTAGTGGGAAAACAAATTAG
- the LOC128221054 gene encoding uncharacterized protein LOC128221054 isoform X2, whose product MDSDMIYDFPCTSCQENGLNSDSVSYCEQCEKSFCTICVKMHHRILKDHTILDKSDQHLWLKETDSVYDTIEPDPDDGNKDIGQEQDSRDIVCEVLDNPLTTLCGIVGEANMSIDHEGIRITRSDRKAFVEIPLNMIRRYGRKRDFMFFFEIGSRFSFGEGSICTRCCSRQEAKLANSYMDIASGKTN is encoded by the exons ATGGATAGTGATATGATTTATGATTTCCCGTGTACAAGTTGCCAGGAAAATGGACTGAACTCGGATTCAGTGAGCTACTGTGAACAATGTGAAAAAAGTTTCTGTACCATCTGTGTGAAAATGCATCACCGCATCCTTAAGGACCACACTATTCTTGACAAGAGCGATCAACATTTATGGCTCAAAGAAACGGATAGTGTTTACGACACCATCGAGCCTGATCCGGATGATGGAAATAAGGACATCGGGCAAGAACAAGATT cTAGGGACATAGTCTGTGAAGTCCTCGATAATCCTTTAACAACATTATGCGGAATAGTTGGGGAAGCAAACATGTCAATCGACCACGAAGGCATCCGTATAACACGTTCAGACAGAAAAGCATTTGTTGAAATTCCTTTAAATATGATAAGGAGATACGGTCGAAAACgagattttatgtttttcttcgAAATTGGAAGCCGCTTCTCGTTCGGAGAGGGATCTATATGTACAAGGTGTTGTTCACGCCAGGAAGCAAAATTGGCGAACTCATACATGGACATAGCTAGTGGGAAAACAAATTAG